A region of Chloroflexota bacterium DNA encodes the following proteins:
- a CDS encoding response regulator transcription factor, with the protein MVLADDHHIVRRGLRSLLEETPEFRVIGEAGDGLEAVQLVARLRPDVLVLDLMMEGMNGLEVTRQIMKRSPGTVVVILSMYANESYVLEALRCGAKAYVLKDSTADDLVHAIRAASAGHRYLSPPLSERALEYYIEKTEATEMDPYDVLTVREREVLNLVASGCTHAEIAARLCISPRTVETHRARVMRKLGLRTTVQLVHYAMRRKILLTDD; encoded by the coding sequence ATAGTACTGGCGGATGACCATCACATCGTCAGACGTGGTCTGCGTTCACTGCTAGAAGAGACGCCAGAGTTTCGAGTTATCGGAGAGGCGGGCGATGGTCTGGAGGCAGTTCAACTGGTTGCACGCTTGCGACCAGATGTGCTGGTACTTGACCTCATGATGGAAGGTATGAATGGTCTCGAGGTCACCAGGCAGATCATGAAGCGTTCGCCCGGGACCGTTGTCGTTATTCTTTCCATGTATGCCAACGAGAGCTACGTGCTCGAAGCCCTCCGGTGTGGGGCGAAAGCTTACGTTCTCAAGGACTCCACCGCAGACGACTTGGTGCATGCCATCCGGGCAGCATCTGCTGGTCACCGCTACCTCAGCCCACCCCTGTCGGAGCGAGCCCTTGAGTATTACATAGAGAAAACTGAAGCCACGGAGATGGATCCGTATGACGTGCTGACGGTGAGAGAGCGAGAGGTACTGAACTTGGTGGCCAGCGGTTGCACTCATGCCGAAATTGCTGCACGGTTGTGCATTAGTCCGCGCACGGTCGAGACTCACCGCGCTAGAGTAATGCGCAAACTCGGCCTGCGTACTACAGTGCAGTTGGTCCACTACGCCATGCGGCGAAAGATTCTGCTAACA